One Deinococcus sp. LM3 genomic region harbors:
- the polA gene encoding DNA polymerase I, with protein sequence MTSASPDTLVLIDGHALAFRSYFALPPLTNRQGESTHAILGFLRLTLRLARQKSNQVIVVFDPPVKTFRHEQFEGYKAGRAEMPADLPAQINRIREIVDAIGLPRLEEPGYEADDVIASLTRKAEGTGMQVRIVTSDRDAYQLLDDHVRVITNDFRLIGPDEVLEKYGVTVRQWVDYRALTGDASDNIPGAKGIGPKTASKLLQEYGSLEGIYAAAKAGTLKPDGTRQKLLDSEENVQFSHGLSCMVTDLPLDVELGTGRLPGDPARLEELLDELNLMSVKRDVAALDAADAGTALPDSVHDAAHHTAPHDEPTADPLPDLSTETAPWQAPTGTVIWGYALSREDDLTAALTDAATFEATGDPAAGEYSGLLRTAPTHEPPQWKKAEVYTQPGSLFDNPDTPAAPLTKTQQKAAEKALKEQEKAAAKLRAQYPATVSETEFAAQPTVTAAAAKALATHLRVRGLNTEPGDDPLLMAYLLDPANTTMSAVSQRYLNAPWPDDAAGRAAATAQLLTLLPPLLDDTRRALYDDMEKPLSGVLTRMEVRGVQLDSEYLRGLSAATAARLQILETQIHSLAGREFQIRSRDQLEAVLYDELGLASGKKTKLTGKRSTAVAALEPLRDEHPIIPALLEYRELEKLRGTYLEPLPNLVNPATGRLHTTFAQAAVATGRLSSLNPNLQNIPIRSDAGREIRKGFIAAPGMCLISADYSQIELRLLAHIADDPLMQQAFQEGADIHRRTAAQVLGLDEATITPNQRRAAKTVNFGVLYGMSAHRLSNDLGIPYADAAGFIETYFNTYPGIRGYIDRTLEFGRQNGYVETLYGRRRYVPELIATNRTLREAGERLAYNMPIQGTAADIIKLAMIKLDRELQGTGAHLLLQVHDELLIEAPEEKAEEISRLVKTIMEGAASLTVPLAVEAGTGPNWYDTK encoded by the coding sequence ATGACCTCCGCTTCTCCCGATACCCTGGTGCTGATCGACGGGCACGCCCTGGCGTTCCGGTCGTACTTCGCCCTGCCACCCCTCACCAACCGGCAGGGGGAGAGCACGCACGCCATCCTGGGGTTCCTGCGCCTGACGCTGCGTCTGGCACGGCAGAAAAGTAATCAGGTGATCGTGGTGTTCGACCCGCCGGTCAAGACCTTCCGGCACGAGCAGTTCGAGGGGTACAAGGCCGGGCGTGCCGAGATGCCCGCCGACCTCCCGGCCCAGATCAACCGCATCCGCGAGATCGTGGACGCCATCGGCCTGCCCCGTCTGGAGGAACCCGGTTACGAGGCCGACGACGTGATCGCCAGCCTGACCCGCAAGGCCGAGGGCACCGGCATGCAGGTGCGGATCGTGACCAGTGACCGCGACGCGTACCAGCTGCTGGACGACCACGTGCGCGTCATCACGAACGACTTCCGCCTGATCGGCCCGGACGAGGTGCTGGAAAAGTACGGCGTGACCGTCCGGCAGTGGGTGGATTACCGCGCGCTGACCGGCGACGCCAGCGACAACATTCCCGGCGCCAAGGGCATCGGACCGAAAACCGCGTCGAAGCTGCTTCAGGAGTACGGCTCGCTGGAAGGCATCTACGCCGCCGCGAAGGCCGGAACCCTGAAACCCGACGGGACGCGCCAGAAACTGCTGGACTCCGAGGAGAACGTGCAGTTCAGCCACGGGCTGTCGTGCATGGTCACGGACCTGCCGCTGGACGTGGAACTCGGGACCGGGCGACTGCCGGGCGACCCGGCCCGCCTGGAAGAGCTGCTGGACGAACTGAACCTGATGAGCGTCAAGCGTGACGTGGCCGCCCTGGACGCCGCTGATGCGGGCACGGCCCTGCCGGACAGCGTGCACGACGCCGCCCACCACACCGCGCCGCACGACGAACCCACCGCCGATCCCCTGCCGGACCTGAGCACCGAGACGGCCCCCTGGCAGGCCCCCACCGGGACGGTCATCTGGGGCTACGCCCTGTCCCGCGAGGACGACCTGACCGCCGCCCTGACCGACGCCGCCACTTTCGAGGCGACTGGCGACCCGGCGGCCGGGGAGTACAGCGGTCTACTGCGGACCGCGCCCACCCACGAACCCCCCCAGTGGAAGAAAGCCGAGGTGTACACCCAGCCCGGCAGCCTCTTCGACAACCCCGACACGCCCGCCGCGCCCCTGACGAAAACGCAGCAGAAAGCCGCCGAGAAAGCCCTGAAAGAACAGGAGAAGGCGGCCGCGAAACTCCGCGCGCAGTACCCCGCCACCGTCAGCGAGACCGAATTCGCCGCCCAGCCGACCGTGACGGCCGCCGCCGCCAAGGCCCTCGCCACACACTTGCGCGTGCGCGGCCTGAACACCGAACCCGGCGACGACCCCCTGCTCATGGCGTACCTGCTCGACCCGGCCAACACCACCATGAGCGCCGTCAGTCAGCGGTATCTGAACGCCCCCTGGCCCGACGACGCCGCCGGTCGCGCCGCCGCCACCGCCCAGCTCCTGACACTGCTGCCCCCGCTGCTCGACGACACCCGCCGCGCCCTGTACGACGACATGGAGAAACCCCTCTCCGGCGTGCTGACCCGCATGGAAGTCCGGGGCGTGCAACTCGACAGCGAGTACCTGCGCGGCCTGTCCGCCGCCACCGCCGCCCGCCTCCAGATCCTCGAAACGCAGATCCACTCGCTGGCCGGACGCGAATTCCAGATCCGCAGCCGCGACCAGCTCGAAGCGGTCCTGTACGACGAACTCGGCCTCGCCAGCGGCAAGAAGACCAAACTGACCGGCAAACGCAGTACCGCCGTCGCCGCCCTCGAACCTCTCCGGGACGAGCACCCCATCATCCCCGCCCTGCTGGAGTACCGCGAACTGGAAAAACTGCGCGGCACGTACCTCGAACCCCTCCCCAACCTCGTGAACCCCGCCACGGGCCGCCTGCACACCACCTTCGCGCAGGCCGCCGTCGCCACCGGCCGCCTCAGCAGCCTCAACCCCAACCTCCAGAACATCCCCATCCGCAGCGACGCCGGCCGCGAAATCCGCAAGGGCTTCATCGCCGCGCCCGGCATGTGCCTGATCAGCGCCGACTACTCACAGATCGAACTGCGCCTCCTGGCGCACATCGCCGACGACCCCCTGATGCAACAGGCCTTCCAGGAAGGCGCGGACATCCACCGCCGCACCGCCGCGCAGGTCCTCGGACTCGACGAGGCCACCATCACCCCCAACCAGCGCCGCGCCGCCAAGACCGTGAACTTTGGTGTGCTGTACGGCATGAGCGCCCACCGCCTGAGTAACGACCTGGGCATCCCCTATGCCGACGCCGCCGGATTCATCGAAACGTACTTCAACACCTACCCCGGCATCCGCGGGTACATCGACCGCACCCTCGAATTCGGCCGCCAGAACGGGTACGTCGAAACGCTGTACGGCCGCCGCCGCTACGTCCCGGAACTCATTGCCACCAACCGCACTCTGCGCGAGGCCGGGGAGCGCCTCGCGTACAACATGCCCATCCAGGGTACCGCCGCCGACATCATAAAACTCGCCATGATCAAACTCGACCGGGAACTCCAGGGCACCGGCGCGCACCTCCTGCTGCAAGTCCACGACGAACTGCTGATCGAAGCGCCCGAAGAGAAAGCCGAAGAGATCAGCCGCCTCGTGAAAACCATCATGGAAGGCGCCGCCAGCCTCACCGTGCCCCTCGCCGTCGAGGCAGGCACCGGGCCGAACTGGTACGACACGAAGTAA
- a CDS encoding HAD family phosphatase → MTIRAVFWDIGGVLLTNGWDREQRADVLSRFGLDLTEFTERHKLAVPELELGRMTLDEYLSQTVFHAPRDFTREAFRAAMEAESRPHDDALAIARDLSGRYRTYALNNEGHDLNECRIRTYALHEFLLAFFSSCYLGVMIRTPIK, encoded by the coding sequence ATGACTATCAGGGCTGTCTTCTGGGATATCGGTGGGGTGCTCCTCACGAACGGCTGGGACCGCGAGCAACGCGCGGATGTTCTCTCACGCTTCGGGCTGGACCTGACCGAGTTTACCGAGCGGCACAAGTTGGCCGTGCCGGAACTCGAACTGGGCCGCATGACCCTCGACGAGTACCTGTCGCAGACGGTGTTCCACGCCCCGCGTGACTTTACCCGCGAGGCCTTCCGCGCCGCCATGGAAGCCGAGAGCCGCCCCCACGACGACGCCCTGGCCATCGCCCGTGACCTGAGTGGCCGGTACCGTACGTACGCCCTGAACAACGAAGGCCACGACCTGAACGAGTGCCGCATCCGCACCTATGCCCTGCACGAGTTCCTGCTGGCCTTCTTCAGTTCCTGCTACCTGGGCGTCATGATACGGACTCCGATTAAGTAG
- a CDS encoding winged helix-turn-helix domain-containing protein produces the protein MTAPLAHDADTFWHLYRASTCAVERRRAQLFALLAEGRPVPEILQVTRYNRVTVYGLVKRYREQGLAGLRDARHANQGAPRLLTAEQQQTLAARLHADFEQGIVWSGKDVQDWLQQQYGMAVHLGRTYEFLRAAGFTPQRPRPRHVGGDEAAKEAFKTKS, from the coding sequence CTGACCGCTCCTCTCGCGCATGACGCTGACACCTTCTGGCATCTCTACCGGGCCAGTACCTGTGCCGTCGAACGACGCAGAGCTCAACTCTTCGCACTCCTCGCAGAAGGACGCCCCGTGCCAGAGATCCTTCAAGTGACCCGGTACAACCGGGTCACAGTCTACGGACTGGTCAAGCGCTACCGCGAACAGGGGCTCGCTGGCCTCCGTGACGCGCGTCACGCCAACCAGGGCGCTCCCCGCCTCCTGACGGCCGAGCAACAACAAACCCTGGCTGCCCGACTGCACGCCGACTTCGAGCAGGGCATCGTGTGGTCCGGTAAAGACGTTCAAGACTGGCTTCAGCAGCAGTACGGAATGGCCGTCCATCTCGGGCGCACCTATGAATTCCTACGGGCGGCGGGCTTCACGCCTCAACGCCCTCGACCCCGGCACGTTGGCGGCGATGAGGCCGCCAAGGAAGCGTTCAAAACAAAGTCCTGA
- a CDS encoding IS630 family transposase — translation MTETLRLAERLSPRVSLWCMDEHRIGLKPIRRSMWAPTGQPLTCPVQPGYEWLYVYAFVNPESGESLFWLIPVVNKQAYAAVMTAFAQKVGAGADHRVLVVQDGAGFHLPPDDGHPEGIQTVTLPPYSPELQPAERLWELTDVPIANRAFKSIKEVEAALSDRCVWLEGQPDLVTRHTLFYWWPLLAN, via the coding sequence CTGACCGAGACGCTCCGCCTGGCGGAGCGTCTCTCACCGCGTGTCTCTCTGTGGTGCATGGACGAACATCGAATCGGGCTCAAACCGATCCGGCGTTCCATGTGGGCGCCAACTGGGCAGCCGTTGACGTGTCCAGTTCAGCCTGGATACGAGTGGTTGTATGTGTACGCGTTTGTCAATCCGGAGAGTGGCGAGAGCTTGTTCTGGTTGATCCCGGTGGTGAACAAGCAGGCGTATGCGGCCGTCATGACGGCGTTTGCGCAGAAGGTCGGCGCGGGCGCCGACCATCGTGTGTTGGTCGTTCAGGATGGGGCCGGTTTCCATTTGCCACCGGATGACGGGCATCCTGAGGGGATTCAGACGGTGACGTTGCCGCCGTACTCGCCGGAATTGCAGCCAGCGGAACGGCTGTGGGAGTTGACGGATGTACCGATTGCGAATCGAGCGTTCAAGAGCATCAAGGAGGTGGAGGCAGCACTCTCGGATCGCTGCGTCTGGTTGGAAGGTCAACCTGATCTGGTCACTCGTCACACGCTCTTCTACTGGTGGCCCTTGTTGGCTAATTAA
- a CDS encoding HAD-IA family hydrolase: protein MKPNPAIYRLGLNLASLRPEETVMIDDRAQNAEAARSVGMHAVRYENAAQLREELAALGVK from the coding sequence ATGAAACCCAACCCCGCCATCTACCGCCTGGGCCTGAACCTCGCCAGCCTCCGCCCCGAGGAGACCGTCATGATCGACGACCGCGCGCAGAACGCCGAGGCGGCCCGCTCGGTCGGCATGCACGCCGTGCGGTACGAGAACGCCGCGCAGCTCCGGGAGGAACTGGCGGCGCTGGGCGTGAAGTAG
- a CDS encoding thioredoxin, protein MTDTDQNRPFVLFTQDQCPQCETLKRMLALPLRGAFDAQIEVLHRQEQPDAFAQLAEAHALARTPALLHCPSGKLLLDTGSLSAVKAFLTQG, encoded by the coding sequence ATGACTGACACCGATCAGAACCGGCCGTTCGTGCTGTTCACGCAGGACCAGTGCCCGCAGTGCGAAACCCTCAAGCGCATGCTGGCCCTGCCCCTGCGCGGCGCGTTCGACGCCCAGATCGAGGTCCTGCACCGCCAGGAACAACCCGACGCCTTCGCACAGCTCGCCGAAGCACACGCCCTGGCCCGCACACCCGCCCTGCTCCACTGCCCCAGCGGCAAGTTGCTGCTCGACACCGGCAGCCTCAGCGCCGTCAAAGCGTTCCTGACGCAGGGGTAA
- a CDS encoding ribonucleotide-diphosphate reductase subunit beta → MTRTPFTATNWSEPEDSFSVTFYEKYTSQLWFPEEIPLSNDAIVWKSLTDAERWTYMHASAGLNALDTLQGEVGMPALRGLVPGHIRKATLQFQGMMEDIHARSYSLMNKTFLSTTEERAVFAWVESQPQLQFKIAFIQDVFADPDTSDFGLWRKMVVSCMLETALFYSGFYYPLLMAGQGRMVSAGEIFNLIILDEAVHGVYVALLAQERFEALSEAQQAEALAWFDGALDTLYRNELAYTDTLYAGVGLTEDVGRFIRFNFNVLADNLGLPRRFPDEDINPVVLNGIRTRGTTHDFFSAKGSSYAKLNVEPLADEDFAELWPERTAVAHD, encoded by the coding sequence ATGACCCGAACCCCCTTTACTGCCACGAACTGGAGCGAACCCGAGGACAGCTTCTCGGTCACGTTCTACGAGAAGTACACCTCGCAACTGTGGTTCCCGGAAGAGATTCCGCTGTCGAATGACGCCATCGTCTGGAAGTCCCTGACCGACGCCGAACGCTGGACGTACATGCACGCCTCGGCCGGCCTGAACGCCCTGGACACCCTGCAGGGCGAGGTCGGCATGCCCGCCCTGCGTGGGCTGGTGCCGGGCCACATCCGCAAGGCGACCCTGCAATTCCAGGGCATGATGGAAGACATTCACGCCCGCTCCTACAGCCTGATGAACAAGACATTCCTGTCCACCACCGAGGAGCGCGCCGTGTTCGCATGGGTGGAATCACAGCCGCAACTTCAGTTCAAGATCGCGTTCATTCAGGACGTGTTCGCCGACCCGGACACCAGCGACTTCGGGCTGTGGCGCAAGATGGTCGTGTCGTGCATGCTGGAAACGGCACTGTTCTACAGCGGCTTCTACTACCCGCTACTGATGGCCGGGCAGGGCCGCATGGTGTCGGCCGGCGAGATCTTCAACCTGATCATCCTCGACGAGGCCGTGCACGGCGTGTACGTGGCGCTGCTCGCCCAGGAACGCTTCGAGGCCCTGAGCGAGGCGCAGCAGGCAGAAGCCCTGGCGTGGTTCGACGGCGCGCTGGACACCCTGTACCGCAACGAACTGGCGTACACCGACACCCTGTACGCCGGGGTGGGCCTGACCGAGGACGTGGGGCGCTTCATCCGCTTCAACTTCAACGTGCTGGCCGACAACCTGGGCCTCCCGCGCCGCTTCCCGGACGAGGACATCAACCCGGTCGTCCTGAACGGCATCCGCACGCGAGGCACCACGCACGACTTCTTCAGCGCCAAGGGCAGCAGCTACGCCAAACTGAACGTGGAACCCCTGGCCGACGAGGACTTCGCGGAACTCTGGCCCGAACGCACGGCGGTCGCGCATGACTGA
- the nrdE gene encoding class 1b ribonucleoside-diphosphate reductase subunit alpha, translated as MERWIELNNRVLSGTHIDTSHDAQALRAYFTEKVNPNTVTFPTLAEKVAYMTEKGVWDPAVFARYHPRDVKAVFQRAYSYDFRFRSFMGAFKFYSEYATMTPDRQQWLERFEDRLSVTALARSSSVEEALELVHHLVNQTFTPATPTLMNSGKANTGRLVSCFLLQDCTDNLDSITKTLSFVAELSKGGGGIGVEVSNLRARGESLRGIQNVTKGVMGVAKMLDNMLRYADQAGQRPGAGAIYLSVMHADFLDTLSAKKIATDEDARLKTLSVGATVPDVFMQKVRAGEDIYQFYPHSLFQATGREFTSIDWTREYDALVANPDIRKKRVSARRVMEEIAVTQGESGYPYLLFEGNANAVNPIPNVGTIKMSNLCSEILQPTLPSTFHAYGQEAKDQVGLDVSCNLASLVIEQSVASGDLGRVVRAAVRMLDDVARSTSITEVPAVRRANDEMRSIGLGAMGLHSFLAKNEIAYGSPEALEFVDVYFAAVHYHARRASMEIARDTGFVFRGFEGSRYQSGEHFAQYLTQDFAPRTPEVAALFDGHQLPTREDWAQLVQDIQTHGLAHSFVMAIAPTGSISYVSNASASIMPITERVETRTSNKARTIYPMPHLSELTEWFYEEAYDMDQRRVIDTVAAAQKHVDQGISCTLFIPSSATTRTLQRYYLYAYAKGLKTLYYTRLRKVSIDECLSCAV; from the coding sequence ATGGAACGCTGGATTGAACTGAACAACCGGGTGCTTTCGGGCACGCACATCGACACGAGCCATGACGCGCAGGCGCTGCGGGCGTACTTCACGGAGAAGGTGAACCCCAATACCGTGACGTTCCCGACGCTGGCCGAGAAGGTCGCGTACATGACCGAGAAGGGCGTGTGGGACCCGGCGGTGTTCGCGCGGTACCACCCGCGTGACGTGAAGGCCGTGTTCCAGCGGGCGTACAGCTACGACTTCCGGTTCCGGTCGTTCATGGGGGCGTTCAAGTTCTACAGCGAGTACGCGACCATGACCCCGGACCGCCAGCAGTGGCTGGAGCGCTTCGAGGATCGCCTGAGCGTGACGGCCCTGGCGCGCAGCAGCAGCGTCGAGGAGGCGCTGGAACTCGTGCATCATCTGGTGAACCAGACGTTCACGCCGGCCACGCCCACCCTGATGAATTCCGGGAAGGCGAACACGGGGCGGCTGGTCAGTTGCTTCCTCTTGCAGGACTGCACGGACAACCTGGATTCCATCACGAAGACGCTGTCGTTCGTGGCGGAACTCAGCAAGGGCGGCGGCGGGATCGGCGTGGAGGTCAGTAACCTGCGCGCGCGTGGCGAGAGTCTGCGCGGCATTCAGAACGTCACGAAGGGCGTGATGGGCGTGGCGAAGATGCTGGACAACATGCTGCGCTACGCCGATCAGGCCGGGCAGCGGCCGGGCGCGGGGGCGATCTACCTGAGCGTCATGCACGCCGACTTCCTGGATACCCTGAGTGCCAAGAAGATCGCCACGGACGAGGACGCGCGCCTGAAGACCCTGTCGGTCGGGGCGACCGTGCCGGACGTGTTCATGCAGAAGGTCCGGGCCGGTGAGGACATCTACCAGTTCTACCCGCACTCGCTGTTCCAGGCGACGGGGCGCGAGTTCACGAGCATCGACTGGACGCGCGAGTACGACGCGCTGGTCGCGAACCCGGACATCCGCAAGAAGCGCGTGTCGGCGCGGCGTGTCATGGAGGAGATCGCGGTCACGCAGGGCGAGAGCGGGTACCCGTACCTGCTGTTCGAGGGCAACGCGAACGCCGTGAACCCCATCCCGAACGTCGGGACGATCAAGATGAGCAACCTGTGCAGCGAGATCCTGCAACCCACGCTGCCCAGCACCTTCCACGCCTACGGGCAGGAGGCGAAGGATCAGGTGGGGCTGGACGTGAGCTGCAATCTCGCGTCGCTGGTGATCGAGCAGAGCGTCGCCAGTGGCGACCTGGGCCGCGTGGTGCGCGCCGCCGTGCGCATGCTGGACGACGTGGCCCGCTCCACCAGCATCACGGAGGTGCCCGCCGTGCGCCGCGCCAACGACGAGATGCGCAGCATCGGCCTGGGCGCCATGGGCCTGCACTCGTTCCTGGCGAAGAACGAGATCGCGTACGGCAGCCCCGAGGCGCTGGAGTTCGTGGACGTGTACTTCGCGGCCGTGCACTACCACGCCCGCCGCGCCAGCATGGAGATCGCGCGCGACACCGGCTTCGTGTTCCGGGGCTTCGAAGGCAGTCGCTACCAGAGCGGCGAGCACTTCGCGCAGTACCTCACGCAGGACTTCGCGCCCCGCACGCCCGAAGTCGCCGCGCTGTTCGACGGTCACCAGCTGCCCACCCGCGAGGACTGGGCGCAGCTGGTACAGGACATCCAGACGCACGGGCTGGCGCACTCGTTCGTCATGGCGATCGCCCCGACGGGTAGCATCAGTTACGTCAGCAACGCGTCGGCCAGCATCATGCCCATCACGGAACGCGTCGAGACCCGCACCAGCAACAAGGCCCGCACCATCTACCCCATGCCGCACTTAAGCGAACTGACCGAGTGGTTCTACGAGGAAGCGTACGACATGGACCAGCGCCGCGTGATCGACACGGTCGCCGCCGCGCAGAAGCACGTGGACCAGGGCATCAGCTGCACGCTGTTCATCCCCAGCAGCGCCACCACCCGCACCCTGCAACGCTACTACCTGTACGCCTACGCCAAGGGGCTGAAAACGCTGTACTACACGCGACTGCGCAAGGTCAGCATCGACGAGTGCCTCAGCTGCGCCGTCTGA
- the nrdI gene encoding class Ib ribonucleoside-diphosphate reductase assembly flavoprotein NrdI gives MRLVFDSLTGNVRRFALAVSREAGDVPVQSVRDAPPAPGEPFLLLTYTFGQGEVPASTAAFLRSHAGGLRGVVASGSYHWGANFGRAGDRIASEFRVPLVARLNKGGTVSDREQVTRWVRSHLPGGGETYGTLD, from the coding sequence GTGAGGCTGGTGTTCGATTCCCTGACCGGGAACGTGCGCCGCTTCGCGCTGGCGGTGTCGCGGGAGGCGGGTGACGTGCCGGTGCAGTCCGTGCGGGACGCGCCGCCCGCGCCGGGTGAGCCGTTCCTGCTGCTGACGTACACGTTCGGGCAGGGGGAGGTTCCGGCCAGCACGGCGGCGTTCCTGCGGTCGCACGCGGGGGGGCTGCGGGGCGTGGTCGCCAGCGGCAGTTACCACTGGGGCGCGAATTTCGGGCGGGCGGGGGACCGGATCGCGTCGGAGTTCCGGGTGCCGCTGGTGGCGCGTCTGAACAAGGGTGGCACGGTCTCGGACCGTGAGCAGGTCACGCGCTGGGTGCGGTCGCACCTGCCGGGTGGGGGGGAAACGTATGGAACGCTGGATTGA
- a CDS encoding C39 family peptidase, with translation MPFPARFLLTLLCAAPLSTSLALPAPAQAAAKVPGYVLKGMPLVRQSYNACGPASITQVLAYFGRQVSMADVSRQTRPTERSYMTAQAIVNYAPTVGMQARLFTGGNLNTVKNAIRAGLPIIALQSHITDTGTVIPHWRVLVGYNDATGQVYIMDPLLGYVAMRYSDMDRVWADQRGQFAVMYLPTLAGTVRKVIG, from the coding sequence GTGCCGTTCCCCGCCCGCTTCCTGCTGACCCTGCTGTGCGCCGCCCCGCTGAGTACCAGCCTCGCCTTACCCGCCCCCGCGCAGGCCGCCGCGAAGGTGCCCGGCTACGTCCTTAAGGGCATGCCGCTCGTCCGGCAGTCGTACAACGCCTGCGGCCCCGCCAGTATCACGCAGGTCCTCGCGTACTTCGGGCGGCAGGTCAGCATGGCCGACGTGAGCCGCCAGACCCGCCCCACCGAACGCTCGTACATGACCGCGCAGGCCATCGTGAACTACGCCCCCACGGTCGGCATGCAGGCCCGGCTGTTCACGGGCGGGAACCTGAACACCGTCAAGAATGCCATCCGGGCCGGGCTGCCCATCATCGCGCTGCAATCGCACATCACGGACACCGGCACCGTCATCCCGCACTGGCGGGTGCTGGTCGGGTACAACGACGCGACCGGGCAGGTGTACATCATGGACCCCCTGCTGGGGTACGTCGCCATGCGCTACAGCGACATGGACCGCGTCTGGGCCGACCAGCGCGGCCAGTTCGCAGTGATGTACCTGCCCACCCTGGCCGGGACGGTCCGGAAGGTCATCGGGTAA
- a CDS encoding AAA family ATPase, which produces MSGVIWVFSGSPGAGKSTVSAALLGRFPFGLHLSIDDLREQVVSGLAQPALDHPPEAVRQFALARTSAAQTARLYAQEGFAVAIEDVLWPDDLAFMARHWAGLDVRPVRLHTTLEVAHERNRTRTNKTYDTSVLVPLIDGLYGQMPPELFREAGWAVVDSSALSLEATVDALLALTWPARSEFGQS; this is translated from the coding sequence ATGAGTGGCGTGATCTGGGTGTTCAGCGGCAGTCCGGGTGCGGGCAAGAGTACGGTGTCGGCGGCGCTACTGGGCCGCTTCCCGTTCGGGCTGCACCTGTCCATTGACGATCTGCGTGAACAGGTGGTCTCCGGGCTGGCGCAGCCAGCGCTGGATCACCCGCCGGAAGCCGTGCGGCAGTTCGCGCTGGCCCGCACGTCGGCGGCGCAGACGGCCCGCCTGTACGCGCAGGAGGGCTTTGCGGTGGCCATCGAGGATGTGCTGTGGCCGGACGATCTGGCGTTCATGGCGCGCCACTGGGCGGGTCTGGACGTGCGCCCGGTGCGGCTGCACACCACCCTGGAGGTCGCACACGAACGCAACCGGACCCGCACGAACAAGACGTACGACACGTCCGTGCTCGTTCCCCTGATCGACGGACTGTACGGGCAGATGCCGCCCGAACTGTTCCGCGAGGCTGGCTGGGCAGTCGTGGACAGCAGCGCCCTGAGCCTGGAGGCGACCGTGGACGCCCTGCTGGCCCTGACGTGGCCCGCCAGGTCTGAATTCGGTCAGTCCTGA
- a CDS encoding aminopeptidase, translating to MQTNTSYVAYDPDLHAALLADYCLSAAPGERLLVAGGQAATPLIRAVTRALLTRGARPVVRVDYPGQQEDFAELASDAVLDAIHPADLSDVEALDGSLRVLTPAPAHPVDAARRARLLAANAPVASARARRKWSLTLYPTAHAAAQAGMNEAQFGDFVMRAMFLDRPDPVAAWAEVRATQARLIERLTRADVVRIEAPGTDLTLRVSGRTWANSDGRRNMPSGEVFTGPHEDSAEGIVTFTVPAEYQGQMVRGARLEFRAGQVVTASADEGESALHAALDTDPGARRLGELGIGTNTGIQVPTGNILFDEKIGGTVHLAIGKSYPETGGVNASAVHWDLITDLRQGGRLSLDGEIVQEDGVFLI from the coding sequence GTGCAAACAAACACCTCTTACGTGGCGTACGACCCGGACCTTCACGCGGCCCTGCTGGCCGACTACTGCCTGTCGGCCGCGCCCGGCGAGCGCCTGCTGGTCGCGGGCGGGCAGGCGGCCACGCCCCTGATCCGCGCCGTGACCCGCGCCCTGCTCACGCGCGGCGCGCGGCCCGTCGTGCGCGTGGACTACCCCGGCCAGCAGGAGGACTTCGCGGAACTCGCCAGTGACGCCGTGCTGGACGCCATTCACCCTGCCGACCTGAGCGACGTGGAAGCCCTGGACGGCAGCCTGCGCGTCCTGACGCCCGCCCCCGCCCACCCCGTGGACGCCGCCCGCCGCGCCCGCCTGCTGGCCGCGAACGCCCCCGTCGCCTCCGCCCGCGCCCGCCGCAAGTGGAGCCTGACCCTGTACCCCACCGCACACGCCGCCGCGCAGGCCGGCATGAATGAGGCGCAGTTCGGGGATTTCGTGATGCGCGCCATGTTCCTCGACCGGCCCGACCCGGTCGCCGCGTGGGCCGAAGTTCGCGCCACCCAGGCGCGCCTGATCGAACGCCTGACCCGCGCCGACGTGGTCCGCATCGAGGCGCCCGGCACCGACCTGACCCTGCGCGTGAGCGGCCGCACCTGGGCGAACAGCGACGGGCGGCGCAACATGCCCAGCGGCGAGGTCTTCACCGGCCCACACGAGGACAGCGCCGAAGGGATCGTGACCTTCACCGTGCCCGCCGAGTACCAGGGGCAGATGGTGCGCGGCGCCCGCCTGGAATTCCGCGCCGGGCAGGTCGTGACCGCCAGCGCCGACGAGGGCGAGAGCGCCCTGCACGCCGCGCTGGACACCGACCCCGGCGCGCGCCGCCTGGGCGAACTGGGCATCGGCACGAACACCGGCATTCAGGTGCCCACCGGGAACATCCTGTTCGACGAGAAGATCGGCGGAACCGTGCACCTCGCCATCGGCAAGAGCTACCCGGAAACGGGCGGCGTGAACGCCAGCGCCGTCCACTGGGACCTGATCACCGACCTGCGCCAGGGCGGCCGCCTGAGCCTGGACGGCGAGATCGTGCAGGAAGACGGCGTGTTCCTGATCTGA